From a single Bremerella cremea genomic region:
- a CDS encoding MraY family glycosyltransferase: MAWSPFIACVFVLAAILPGLIIAGISTAVIRRLAPRLGLVDQPGARKVHVVPTPLGGGIGIWLGLVVPFALAQLLVWYGANHPELSFGWPPLEKAWQFAQPHLSGYLAKTVSLWILLALATVLAVVGLLDDLLGLGWKIRLAIQFIVAGVVVWGLGWKLSFFVDIPVIPDIVTVFWIVALINSFNMLDNMDGLSAGIAGIGSFMLASVLLLAPDPITAGPQLFVGGFLLVLTGSILGFLFHNRPPAKIFMGDAGSYLIGFCMAVMTILATFGSYEENRQHAILAPLCILAVPLYDLVTVLYIRIRQGRSPFQPDKCHFSHRLVEIGFSKTTAVLVIYLLTVTCGLGALLLHRVDGIGAVLVLLLVFCVLCLIALIEQAARRKERDRTE, from the coding sequence GTGGCCTGGAGCCCCTTTATCGCGTGTGTCTTTGTTCTGGCGGCCATCCTGCCTGGTCTGATTATCGCCGGGATTTCAACCGCAGTGATAAGACGCTTAGCCCCTCGGCTGGGATTGGTCGATCAGCCTGGCGCGCGAAAGGTACACGTCGTTCCGACTCCGCTAGGAGGGGGCATTGGAATTTGGTTGGGGCTGGTCGTTCCCTTTGCTCTCGCCCAGTTGCTGGTTTGGTACGGGGCGAATCATCCCGAATTGAGCTTTGGTTGGCCGCCGCTGGAGAAGGCCTGGCAGTTCGCTCAGCCGCACTTGTCTGGCTACTTGGCCAAGACGGTTTCTCTCTGGATTTTATTGGCGTTAGCAACCGTTTTGGCTGTGGTTGGCTTGTTGGACGACCTGCTGGGGCTGGGCTGGAAGATTCGTCTTGCGATTCAATTTATTGTGGCAGGCGTGGTTGTGTGGGGGCTGGGCTGGAAGCTTAGTTTCTTCGTCGATATTCCAGTGATTCCTGACATTGTCACCGTTTTTTGGATTGTCGCGTTAATTAACTCGTTCAACATGCTCGACAACATGGACGGACTCTCGGCGGGGATCGCGGGCATCGGTTCATTTATGCTGGCCTCGGTATTGCTTCTCGCACCTGACCCAATCACGGCCGGCCCCCAATTGTTTGTTGGTGGCTTCTTATTGGTGCTGACTGGGTCGATTCTCGGTTTTCTGTTTCACAATCGCCCCCCGGCTAAGATTTTTATGGGGGACGCCGGTAGTTATTTGATTGGTTTCTGCATGGCAGTGATGACCATTCTGGCGACCTTTGGTAGCTACGAAGAGAACCGTCAGCATGCGATTTTGGCCCCACTGTGCATCTTGGCAGTTCCGTTGTACGACCTGGTGACGGTGCTTTACATTCGAATTCGCCAAGGCCGCAGTCCGTTTCAGCCAGATAAGTGTCACTTCTCGCATCGCCTGGTCGAGATCGGTTTCTCGAAGACCACTGCTGTGCTGGTGATTTATTTGTTAACGGTAACATGCGGATTGGGGGCGTTGCTGCTGCATCGTGTCGACGGGATTGGGGCTGTTCTGGTTTTGCTGTTAGTATTTTGCGTGCTTTGTTTGATTGCCCTGATCGAACAAGCTGCACGCCGTAAAGAACGGGATCGAACCGAATAG
- a CDS encoding DUF4416 family protein — translation MGDLTTPKPVLRIVAAFSCYPESLAWGAAQAESCWGAIALKSEPFLLTETTYYDQEMGPGQSKQFWAFADLQSPGDLPDWKRQTNQWEQQHAEEQSWPVARPLNLDSGYISEAKLVLATTKDRDHRIYLRDGIFAEVTLHYRRKVWEAWPWTYPDYQRAEFHEFFNRCREYLRKSLQTL, via the coding sequence TTGGGAGACCTGACAACGCCTAAGCCAGTGCTGCGGATCGTGGCTGCGTTTAGTTGCTATCCGGAATCTTTGGCATGGGGAGCAGCCCAGGCCGAAAGTTGCTGGGGGGCGATCGCCCTCAAGAGCGAACCTTTTCTGTTGACCGAAACGACCTATTACGACCAAGAGATGGGACCTGGGCAGAGCAAGCAGTTTTGGGCGTTTGCCGATCTGCAATCTCCCGGAGACCTGCCTGATTGGAAGCGGCAAACGAACCAATGGGAACAACAGCATGCCGAGGAGCAGTCGTGGCCCGTCGCCCGTCCGTTGAATCTGGACTCTGGCTACATCTCGGAAGCGAAGCTCGTTTTGGCGACCACGAAGGATCGTGATCATCGGATATATCTCCGCGATGGCATCTTTGCCGAGGTGACTCTGCATTACCGCCGCAAAGTCTGGGAAGCCTGGCCTTGGACCTACCCTGACTACCAGCGTGCTGAATTTCACGAATTCTTCAATCGCTGCCGTGAATATTTGCGAAAGTCGTTGCAAACGCTTTAA
- a CDS encoding outer membrane beta-barrel protein, which translates to MKMDWKAAMLAAAMMVGGSSAASAQEAGYYGASPVSYNAIASDCGDATVCGDDVLSCGSACGDGCGCGSGSSLFGCCDHGDPWTLFGENDCGVTIGGWLSGGYYGNFRGVYTNNGNAPVPFRQISNAPTLNQAWLYAEKVADAETYCFDLGYRVDAMFGADGPDTQAFGYGARHRWDNRWDSAVTSDGEQLYGSAIPQAYLTAAWGDWEIKAGHFFTIIGYEVVAAPDNFFTSHAYTMNYGEPFTHGGVLATYNGIENTTVWGGYTNGWDTAFDNWEGQATFLGGFSRNLSDSTTFTWAVNTGDWGKTNLGGGNIQNNGNIYMNSFVLTHDMGCGWSYVFQHDLGVQMNLPGGATNNYWYGVNQYLFKEINECWSAGVRAEWFCDEDGARVGFGPGSYYATTVGLNWKPTANLIVRPEVRFEKFDGIYGNTATPYADGTHDDCVFAGFDAILKF; encoded by the coding sequence ATGAAAATGGATTGGAAGGCCGCCATGTTGGCAGCCGCAATGATGGTGGGCGGTTCGTCCGCTGCATCGGCTCAGGAAGCTGGATACTACGGTGCCAGCCCCGTGAGCTATAACGCAATCGCATCGGATTGCGGTGATGCCACTGTGTGTGGCGACGACGTACTTTCCTGTGGTTCGGCTTGTGGAGATGGTTGTGGCTGCGGAAGCGGCTCTAGCCTGTTTGGATGCTGTGACCACGGCGATCCTTGGACTTTATTCGGTGAAAACGACTGTGGCGTGACCATTGGTGGTTGGCTCTCAGGTGGTTACTACGGTAACTTCCGCGGTGTCTATACCAACAACGGTAATGCTCCGGTTCCTTTCCGCCAGATCTCGAACGCCCCGACGCTCAACCAAGCTTGGTTGTACGCCGAAAAGGTCGCTGACGCTGAAACCTACTGTTTCGACTTAGGTTACCGCGTTGACGCCATGTTCGGTGCCGATGGTCCTGATACGCAGGCTTTCGGTTACGGTGCTCGTCATCGCTGGGACAACCGCTGGGATTCGGCTGTGACTTCTGACGGAGAACAGTTGTACGGTTCTGCGATTCCTCAGGCTTACCTCACCGCTGCTTGGGGTGACTGGGAAATCAAAGCTGGTCACTTCTTCACCATCATTGGTTACGAAGTGGTTGCTGCTCCGGACAACTTCTTCACCTCGCACGCCTACACGATGAACTACGGCGAACCGTTTACTCACGGTGGTGTTCTCGCTACCTACAACGGTATCGAAAATACCACGGTTTGGGGTGGTTACACCAACGGTTGGGACACGGCTTTCGACAACTGGGAAGGTCAAGCGACGTTCCTGGGTGGTTTCAGCCGCAACCTGTCTGACAGCACCACGTTTACTTGGGCCGTCAACACCGGCGACTGGGGTAAAACCAACCTCGGTGGTGGCAACATCCAAAACAACGGCAACATCTACATGAACAGCTTCGTGCTGACCCACGACATGGGTTGTGGATGGAGCTACGTTTTCCAGCATGACTTGGGCGTTCAAATGAACCTGCCAGGTGGTGCTACGAACAACTACTGGTACGGCGTGAACCAGTACCTGTTCAAGGAAATCAACGAGTGCTGGAGTGCTGGTGTTCGTGCTGAATGGTTCTGCGACGAAGACGGTGCTCGCGTTGGTTTCGGTCCTGGTAGCTACTACGCTACGACCGTCGGTTTGAACTGGAAGCCAACTGCGAACCTGATTGTTCGTCCTGAAGTTCGCTTCGAGAAGTTCGACGGCATCTACGGCAATACGGCTACCCCGTACGCCGATGGTACACACGACGATTGTGTGTTCGCCGGTTTCGACGCGATCCTCAAGTTCTAA
- a CDS encoding DUF1559 domain-containing protein — MKHSLPRPTGVRRGFTLVELLVVIAIIGILVGLTLPAVQMAREAARRAECQNNLSNIGLALINFETSKGSLPPAVDPTNLGTKAAPVTNHFTWIAKILPQMEQGNIYDNFNFSYAAEDTASSQNFAYLKNQIELLTCPSDPENDDPDSVGGIGITNYAGNEGWISHIQGQQWNAGSNDSADGTSNTRPLGFTANNTKPLDMSGPFLPGRSTKLAKVRDGLSNTVFVAEVTGGGYTLPSNIDRTEFNASKTNSGEPRFITTGKTRAALIGYYGDTGKNPNASSLGLGLMYQANGFQPQGASAQLFAPVFQSYWAINSDWGGASTAHSTMQCVMGDRSVRGVSLTIDNTVWKQMCAMNDGTVIQNSN; from the coding sequence ATGAAACACTCTCTCCCACGCCCCACCGGCGTTCGTCGTGGCTTTACGCTTGTGGAACTCTTGGTCGTGATCGCGATCATCGGTATTTTGGTCGGGCTTACCCTTCCTGCCGTGCAAATGGCACGGGAAGCCGCACGCCGTGCTGAATGTCAGAACAATCTCAGCAATATTGGCTTGGCTCTCATCAACTTCGAGACGTCCAAAGGCTCGCTGCCTCCTGCCGTCGATCCGACCAACCTCGGCACAAAAGCTGCACCGGTGACGAATCACTTCACCTGGATTGCCAAGATCTTGCCGCAGATGGAACAAGGCAACATCTACGACAATTTCAATTTCAGCTATGCCGCTGAAGACACTGCCAGCTCTCAAAATTTCGCCTACCTTAAAAATCAGATTGAACTCTTGACCTGCCCCAGCGACCCAGAAAACGACGACCCTGATTCCGTCGGTGGCATTGGCATTACCAACTATGCTGGCAACGAAGGTTGGATTTCGCACATTCAAGGGCAACAGTGGAACGCTGGCTCAAATGACTCGGCCGACGGCACTTCCAACACACGTCCCCTTGGTTTTACGGCTAACAATACCAAGCCGCTCGATATGTCTGGTCCATTTTTGCCAGGTCGCTCGACCAAGCTGGCTAAAGTTCGTGACGGGCTATCCAACACCGTGTTTGTGGCAGAAGTAACTGGCGGTGGCTACACGCTGCCTAGCAATATCGATCGCACTGAATTCAATGCCAGCAAAACGAATTCGGGCGAACCTCGCTTCATTACCACCGGTAAAACACGCGCCGCCTTGATCGGCTACTACGGCGACACCGGCAAGAATCCAAATGCAAGCTCGCTGGGGCTCGGCTTGATGTATCAAGCAAACGGTTTCCAACCGCAGGGAGCTTCGGCTCAATTGTTTGCCCCAGTGTTTCAATCGTACTGGGCAATCAATAGTGACTGGGGTGGTGCTTCGACTGCGCACAGCACCATGCAGTGCGTGATGGGTGATCGCTCGGTCCGAGGCGTCAGCCTGACGATCGACAACACCGTCTGGAAGCAAATGTGTGCCATGAACGACGGTACCGTCATTCAGAACTCGAACTAG
- the proS gene encoding proline--tRNA ligase, protein MAKAPQNAISPTREVDYPEWYQQVIKAADLAEVSPVRGCMVIKPWGWGIWENMQHVLDGMFKDTGHENAYFPLFIPMSFLEKEAEHVEGFAKECAVVTHHRLEPGPDGGLVPAGKLDEPLIVRPTSETIIGAMYAKWVQSYRDLPILINQWANVVRWELRTRMFLRTAEFLWQEGHTAHATKEEALAETRLMLDVYADFAENYMAMPVIKGEKPSWERFPGADMTVSIESMMQDRKALQAGTSHFLGQNFSKAQEIKFQSAEGTEEFAWTTSWGVSTRLVGGLIMTHSDDDGLVLPPRLAPRHVVILPIYRNDEEKATVLAYCQDLEAKLKGQMYDSSAVRVMIDDRDLRGGEKTWHHIKRGVPIRVEVGPRDVASGSVFVGRRDQGPKEKKGIPVEQFVTEIAVTLKEIQDGLFEKAKQLREENSRKIDNVEELAKWFTPKKGGDKPEIHGGFAYVHLADLPEVEEELKKLKLTARCIPLDGEDEPGKCLFTGQEVARRMLVAKAY, encoded by the coding sequence ATGGCCAAAGCGCCGCAAAATGCGATTTCCCCGACCCGAGAGGTCGACTATCCCGAATGGTATCAACAGGTCATCAAAGCGGCCGATCTGGCTGAAGTGTCACCCGTTCGGGGGTGTATGGTGATTAAACCCTGGGGATGGGGTATCTGGGAAAACATGCAGCACGTCCTCGATGGCATGTTTAAGGATACGGGGCACGAAAACGCCTATTTCCCTTTGTTTATCCCGATGAGCTTTCTGGAAAAGGAAGCCGAGCATGTCGAGGGGTTTGCTAAAGAGTGCGCGGTGGTAACGCATCACCGTTTAGAGCCTGGCCCGGATGGCGGGCTGGTACCGGCGGGCAAGTTGGACGAACCGTTGATCGTGCGCCCTACGAGCGAAACGATCATCGGCGCAATGTACGCCAAATGGGTTCAGTCTTACCGTGATTTGCCGATCTTGATCAATCAGTGGGCCAATGTGGTTCGCTGGGAATTGCGCACGCGGATGTTTCTGCGGACGGCCGAGTTTCTGTGGCAGGAAGGGCACACGGCCCACGCGACCAAGGAAGAAGCCTTGGCTGAAACCCGCCTCATGCTCGACGTCTATGCCGACTTCGCCGAAAACTACATGGCAATGCCGGTTATCAAAGGGGAAAAGCCTTCTTGGGAGCGGTTCCCCGGGGCGGACATGACGGTCAGCATCGAGTCGATGATGCAAGACCGCAAGGCACTGCAAGCAGGCACCTCGCACTTCCTCGGACAGAACTTCTCGAAGGCGCAGGAAATCAAGTTCCAGTCGGCGGAAGGAACCGAAGAGTTTGCCTGGACGACCTCGTGGGGTGTTTCCACGCGGCTGGTCGGTGGGCTGATTATGACCCATAGCGATGACGACGGGCTGGTGTTGCCTCCGCGTTTGGCACCCAGGCATGTGGTGATCTTGCCGATTTACCGTAACGACGAAGAGAAGGCGACCGTTTTGGCGTACTGCCAAGATCTGGAAGCGAAGCTGAAAGGCCAGATGTACGATAGCTCGGCAGTCCGCGTGATGATCGACGATCGTGACCTGCGTGGCGGCGAAAAGACCTGGCACCACATCAAGCGGGGCGTGCCGATCCGCGTGGAAGTGGGACCGCGTGACGTTGCTTCTGGCAGCGTGTTTGTTGGGCGTCGCGACCAGGGCCCCAAAGAGAAGAAGGGGATTCCAGTCGAGCAATTCGTCACCGAGATTGCCGTCACGCTGAAGGAGATCCAAGACGGACTCTTCGAGAAGGCCAAGCAGCTACGCGAAGAGAACTCGCGCAAGATCGACAATGTCGAAGAACTCGCCAAGTGGTTTACACCCAAAAAGGGTGGTGATAAGCCAGAGATTCACGGCGGCTTTGCCTATGTCCATTTGGCTGACCTGCCAGAAGTGGAAGAAGAACTGAAGAAGTTGAAGCTAACAGCCCGCTGTATTCCTCTCGATGGTGAGGATGAGCCTGGTAAGTGCCTGTTCACCGGGCAAGAGGTGGCTCGCCGAATGCTGGTTGCCAAGGCATACTAA
- a CDS encoding 3'-5' exoribonuclease YhaM family protein, whose amino-acid sequence MARRSVSQLGENESVNEIYIASSKQLRPNRQGNLYLQMQLSDKTGIVNAMMWNANDSIYKRFEDGDYVRIQGTSQFYNGSMQVIVTQVEKVDPSQVDESDFMQLGPQQVEELLKDLAVQLRAIRNIHLRNLAECFLIDEPLISRFRTVPAGIKNHHAYEGGLLEHVVNLIQIAKAIAPFYPQVDEDLLVMGVLFHDLGKVDELSTDKGLAYSDEGQLIGHLVSGVSIVDRLIVEAEKFSGEPFPPELALRIKHMVVSHHGRLEYGSPKVPMTAEALALHYLDSLDAHMHGFDKLLADDANSDSNWTSYSPQFGRKLYKGSGS is encoded by the coding sequence ATGGCTCGAAGAAGCGTCTCGCAATTGGGAGAGAACGAAAGCGTCAACGAAATTTACATCGCCTCCAGCAAGCAATTACGTCCTAATCGCCAGGGCAATCTTTACTTGCAGATGCAATTGTCCGACAAAACCGGCATCGTCAACGCGATGATGTGGAACGCCAACGATTCCATCTACAAACGTTTCGAGGATGGCGATTACGTCCGCATTCAAGGAACTTCCCAGTTCTACAACGGTTCGATGCAGGTCATCGTTACCCAGGTCGAAAAAGTCGACCCAAGCCAAGTGGACGAATCCGATTTCATGCAGCTTGGGCCGCAACAGGTTGAAGAACTACTGAAAGATCTGGCCGTTCAACTACGTGCGATCCGCAATATTCACCTGCGTAACCTGGCTGAATGCTTCTTGATCGACGAGCCGCTGATTTCCCGTTTTCGCACGGTACCAGCCGGCATCAAAAACCATCACGCTTACGAAGGTGGCTTGCTGGAGCATGTCGTCAACCTGATTCAAATCGCCAAAGCAATCGCTCCTTTTTACCCTCAGGTCGATGAAGACTTGCTAGTGATGGGCGTTCTTTTCCACGATTTGGGCAAGGTCGACGAACTGAGCACCGACAAAGGGCTTGCCTACAGTGACGAAGGACAGCTGATCGGGCACCTGGTCAGTGGCGTAAGCATTGTCGATCGCCTGATCGTCGAAGCAGAAAAATTCTCCGGCGAACCTTTCCCGCCAGAGTTGGCCCTGCGTATCAAACACATGGTCGTCAGCCACCATGGCCGCCTGGAATATGGCAGCCCCAAAGTTCCGATGACCGCCGAAGCGTTGGCCCTGCACTATCTCGATAGCCTCGATGCCCATATGCACGGCTTCGACAAGCTCTTGGCCGACGACGCCAACTCGGATAGCAACTGGACGTCGTACAGCCCGCAGTTCGGTCGCAAGTTGTATAAGGGCTCTGGCAGCTAA
- the rnr gene encoding ribonuclease R, translating to MEIEEIEAKLLSHVNQPNYQPVKPKVIAKKLGITDDDKRPFKRALKRLIRKGLVRYGSNHLVKKPSVEDGDKRITGRYQRNAKGFGFVRPQYAAASKDKQDDIFIPPRRGMDAATGDLVLIRTYFGRGPSGDKRLCGEVVEIVERETHRFVGTYHETHGMALVQVDGRIFAQPISVGDPGAKNAQPEDKVVIEMVRFPSHAHDGEAVITEVLGKRGEPGVDLLSIIVEYDLPREFPEEALQVARDQADAFDESIPAGRRDFTADTVITIDPIDARDFDDAISLERLENGHWVLGVHIADVSHFVPEGSALDDEARNRATSVYLPDKVIPMLPETISNNLASLQPDRVRYTRTAIIEFTPEGARVHTEVCKGAIRSKRRFAYEEVDEYLADREPWKEKLTPEVHALLGRMHELAMMLRQRRFARGSMELSMPEVKLDLNTDGEVIGAHTVENTESHQIIEEFMLAANEAVAEALVDRELFFLRRAHASPDPKKLANLTEFVRELGIECESLNSRFEIIRVLNEVKNKPEQAAVNYAVLRSMQKAVYSPEEIGHYALASDNYCHFTSPIRRYPDLTIHRMFDLIEQGVRPPQDFGQMQVEGEHCSEREQRAANAERELIKIKLLTYMSTRIGEEVDAVITGVEPFGLFVQSLDIPADGLVRIDSLSDDYYHYDATTHSLVGNHEGNSFRLGDVVTVRIARVDLDRRELDYQFVEKTGQQSTKPPAKSLGGGGGGGRWKPKVQGSSTKFSAQSSRPKKSSDRGKAKSQKGTPPSKPKKDKRSKRRGR from the coding sequence ATGGAAATAGAAGAAATTGAAGCAAAGTTACTGTCTCACGTTAATCAACCGAATTACCAACCGGTCAAACCGAAAGTCATCGCCAAGAAGCTTGGCATTACCGACGACGACAAGCGACCTTTCAAACGTGCTCTGAAACGTCTCATTCGCAAAGGGTTGGTTCGCTACGGTTCCAACCATCTGGTCAAGAAACCTTCGGTCGAAGATGGCGATAAACGGATTACCGGTCGCTATCAACGCAATGCCAAGGGATTTGGCTTCGTCCGCCCGCAATATGCTGCGGCGTCGAAAGACAAGCAGGACGATATCTTCATCCCACCGCGACGTGGCATGGACGCGGCCACCGGCGACTTGGTGCTGATCCGCACTTACTTTGGACGCGGACCGAGCGGCGACAAACGCCTCTGCGGCGAAGTCGTCGAGATCGTCGAGCGCGAAACGCATCGTTTCGTTGGTACCTACCACGAAACACACGGCATGGCGTTGGTCCAAGTCGACGGTCGCATTTTCGCTCAGCCGATTTCGGTGGGCGATCCTGGCGCCAAGAACGCTCAGCCGGAAGACAAAGTCGTGATCGAAATGGTCCGCTTTCCTTCGCACGCCCACGATGGCGAGGCAGTCATTACCGAAGTCCTCGGTAAGCGTGGCGAGCCAGGCGTTGATCTCCTTTCGATCATCGTCGAATACGATCTTCCCCGCGAATTCCCTGAAGAAGCCCTGCAGGTCGCGCGTGATCAAGCCGATGCGTTCGACGAATCGATTCCCGCAGGTCGCCGCGACTTCACCGCCGACACGGTCATTACCATCGACCCTATCGATGCCCGCGACTTCGACGACGCAATCAGTTTGGAACGTTTAGAAAACGGCCACTGGGTCTTAGGTGTCCATATCGCCGATGTGTCGCACTTCGTCCCGGAAGGAAGTGCCCTGGACGATGAAGCCCGCAACCGAGCGACCAGCGTCTACTTGCCGGACAAAGTGATTCCGATGTTGCCGGAAACCATTAGCAACAACCTAGCCAGCTTGCAGCCCGACCGGGTTCGCTACACGCGGACGGCCATCATCGAGTTCACGCCGGAAGGTGCCCGCGTTCATACGGAAGTTTGCAAAGGAGCGATTCGCAGCAAACGCCGCTTCGCCTACGAAGAAGTCGACGAGTACCTCGCCGATCGCGAACCCTGGAAAGAAAAGCTGACGCCAGAGGTTCATGCCCTGCTGGGGCGTATGCACGAGTTGGCGATGATGCTTCGTCAGCGCCGGTTTGCCCGCGGTTCGATGGAACTGAGCATGCCGGAAGTCAAGCTCGATCTAAATACTGACGGTGAAGTGATTGGCGCTCACACGGTCGAAAACACCGAGAGCCACCAAATCATTGAAGAGTTTATGCTGGCCGCCAACGAAGCGGTCGCCGAAGCGCTAGTCGATCGCGAGCTCTTCTTCCTTCGCCGCGCCCACGCCTCGCCTGATCCGAAGAAGCTGGCCAACCTGACCGAGTTTGTCCGCGAGCTAGGAATCGAATGCGAAAGCCTCAATAGCCGCTTCGAGATTATCCGCGTGCTGAACGAAGTGAAGAACAAGCCGGAACAGGCCGCCGTTAATTACGCCGTGCTCCGCAGCATGCAGAAGGCCGTTTACAGCCCGGAAGAGATTGGTCACTACGCCCTGGCCAGCGACAACTATTGTCACTTCACGTCCCCCATTCGCCGCTACCCCGACCTGACCATCCACCGCATGTTCGACCTGATCGAACAAGGCGTCCGCCCACCGCAAGACTTCGGTCAGATGCAGGTCGAAGGAGAACATTGTAGCGAACGCGAACAACGAGCCGCCAATGCCGAGCGCGAGCTGATCAAGATCAAACTGCTCACCTACATGAGCACTCGCATCGGCGAGGAAGTCGACGCGGTCATTACCGGCGTCGAACCGTTCGGACTGTTCGTGCAATCGCTCGACATTCCTGCCGACGGGCTGGTCCGCATCGACTCGCTCAGTGACGACTATTATCACTACGATGCGACAACCCATAGCCTGGTCGGCAACCACGAAGGGAACTCGTTCCGCCTCGGCGACGTGGTCACCGTTCGTATCGCCCGGGTCGATCTCGATCGCCGGGAACTCGATTACCAATTCGTCGAGAAGACCGGACAGCAAAGCACCAAGCCTCCTGCCAAATCGCTTGGCGGAGGAGGTGGTGGTGGCCGCTGGAAGCCCAAAGTGCAAGGTTCGAGCACCAAGTTCTCAGCCCAATCAAGCCGCCCCAAAAAGAGCTCTGATCGCGGAAAAGCTAAATCACAAAAGGGAACGCCCCCCTCGAAGCCGAAAAAAGACAAACGCTCGAAACGCCGCGGTCGATAA